The following are from one region of the Nitrospiria bacterium genome:
- a CDS encoding M48 family metalloprotease has translation MSWMNKATCFLLSVSILLSGCAAPPKRHPPPSAAPPEAEPQIPQDRGKELGKEFLKEARKQYRFIKDQEVVDAVNQVGRRLVAAAGGDPEAFHYFVLDDIELNAFAIPGGYIFVFDGLLTKLNTEDELAGVLAHETGHVMHNHFFKNESQISALSLATIAAILFSRGRAAGSSIALATNTAAQLHFSRENEDEADASGMEYVKEAGFDPKGMLNFFQTLLDYERINGGDQMPAYLETHPELDDRIHLSELRMVRPVDHVLAAPRKFIDWGRVETIIRAKTETWQDPAQLFPERSAGAVPDERHHYLAGLAYLTTDRVAQAIAEYRAALAVSPTNPVYHADLATAYLKSQDIDRAKAEALESLKESKPGEELPSAYFVLGMVEEHAGRPEEARQAYEEAVRRNPDHAFANYHLGQVYLQTGKTLEGTYHTARYLRLNMEPEAALQEFRNAKKLAPKDGDLARKIQDQIDQIVRDGI, from the coding sequence ATGTCCTGGATGAATAAAGCGACCTGTTTTCTGTTAAGCGTTTCGATCCTGCTCTCGGGCTGCGCCGCGCCCCCGAAGCGGCATCCGCCTCCGTCCGCCGCGCCTCCTGAAGCCGAGCCGCAGATTCCGCAGGACCGCGGCAAGGAACTTGGAAAAGAATTCCTGAAGGAGGCCCGGAAACAGTACCGCTTCATCAAAGATCAAGAGGTCGTGGATGCCGTGAACCAGGTGGGCCGCCGCCTGGTCGCGGCCGCCGGAGGCGATCCGGAGGCGTTTCATTACTTCGTCCTCGACGACATTGAACTCAACGCGTTTGCCATACCGGGAGGATATATCTTCGTCTTTGACGGGCTTCTGACCAAACTAAACACGGAGGATGAGCTGGCCGGCGTCCTGGCCCATGAAACCGGCCACGTCATGCACAACCACTTTTTTAAAAACGAGTCCCAGATCTCGGCGCTGAGTCTGGCCACCATTGCGGCCATCCTCTTTTCGAGAGGCCGGGCGGCCGGCAGCAGCATCGCTCTGGCCACCAATACCGCCGCCCAGCTTCATTTCAGCCGCGAGAACGAAGACGAGGCCGATGCGTCCGGGATGGAGTACGTCAAAGAGGCCGGATTTGACCCGAAGGGAATGCTGAATTTTTTTCAAACCCTGTTGGACTATGAAAGAATCAACGGAGGGGACCAGATGCCCGCCTACCTTGAGACCCACCCGGAGTTGGATGATCGTATCCATCTGAGCGAGCTTCGCATGGTGCGCCCGGTGGACCACGTCCTGGCCGCGCCTCGAAAGTTCATCGACTGGGGACGCGTGGAGACCATCATCCGGGCCAAAACGGAGACATGGCAGGATCCCGCTCAACTGTTTCCGGAGCGATCGGCGGGGGCCGTTCCGGATGAGCGGCATCATTACCTGGCCGGCCTGGCTTATTTGACCACGGACCGCGTGGCCCAGGCGATCGCCGAATATCGGGCGGCGTTGGCCGTGTCGCCGACCAACCCGGTTTATCATGCCGATCTGGCGACGGCGTATTTAAAGAGCCAGGACATCGATCGGGCGAAAGCCGAAGCGCTTGAAAGTTTGAAGGAGTCGAAACCGGGCGAGGAGCTTCCGTCGGCGTATTTTGTTCTCGGCATGGTCGAGGAGCATGCCGGGCGGCCGGAAGAGGCGCGGCAGGCCTATGAAGAAGCGGTACGGCGGAATCCGGACCATGCCTTCGCCAATTATCATCTCGGACAGGTTTATCTTCAAACCGGGAAGACCTTGGAAGGAACCTATCACACGGCGCGCTACCTTCGGCTGAATATGGAACCGGAGGCGGCGCTCCAGGAGTTCAGGAACGCCAAGAAGCTTGCGCCGAAGGACGGCGATCTGGCCCGGAAGATCCAGGACCAAATCGATCAGATTGTCCGGGACGGGATCTGA
- a CDS encoding PilZ domain-containing protein, giving the protein MTGFETLSHNESRACTLIPYDMTNKRQHKRVTIKSVGDIVCVDDHTRFAAYVGGISRGGLELYTPEKMNPGSRVKMALSFLDKDGKLTVENLSGQVRWSAPFKDAYIAGIQFDTLVDRDSTPALNEYIENAERYFV; this is encoded by the coding sequence TTGACAGGTTTCGAGACACTCAGTCATAATGAGAGTCGTGCCTGCACCCTCATCCCGTACGATATGACCAACAAACGTCAGCATAAGCGGGTGACGATCAAGTCGGTCGGAGACATCGTCTGCGTCGACGATCACACCCGTTTCGCGGCGTATGTGGGGGGGATCAGCCGGGGGGGCTTGGAACTTTATACACCCGAGAAAATGAACCCCGGCAGCCGGGTCAAGATGGCTTTGTCGTTTCTCGACAAGGACGGCAAGCTGACGGTGGAGAACCTATCCGGACAAGTCCGCTGGTCCGCGCCGTTCAAGGATGCGTATATCGCCGGAATCCAGTTTGATACGCTGGTCGATCGGGACTCGACGCCGGCGTTGAATGAATACATCGAGAATGCGGAACGTTATTTCGTCTAA
- a CDS encoding EAL domain-containing protein — MKRFSAKEIRAQRKRSDDRSLLEIIWNMIPEGRALSEEEWRVRHRGILILIYLHAIGLAVFGVYEGFGVVQSASEGAVVAAMALGATWNRIQRSYRSAIASIGLVTSSAILVQFSGGYIEAHFHFFVVLAVIAIYEDWIPYLLAILFVAVEHGLTGQFVPTAVFNHHDALMHPWKWAVIHAGFILCESVALLVGWRVSERARARADLVLNSAGEGIVGLDLDGRITFANPAVTKMTGYPVEGLIGQSIDRILQESNGRGPRRPADAVEKFPRDSPPRVAEKTVLRVDGTRLPVDSISSPIREHSVTVGTVITLKDETERRRADEELGQSLSLLRATLESTADGILVVDREGKIVSFNQKFVEMWNIPPAVVASRDDEKAIAHVLNQLKDPEGFLRKVRELYAQSGAESYDLLEFKDGRVFERYSQPQRIGGESVGRVWSFRDITRRKQAEERLTYLANFDTLTDLPNRTLLCDRLAQALTRVPWSKRLVSVLFLDLDRFKNINDTLGHAFGDRLLKAVAERLTGCIREGDTVARLGGDEFVLILDNLAKPGDTLNIAQKILTALSAPFNLDGRELYITTSIGIAVYPNDGKDYETLLKNADTAMYRAKEQGKNTYQLYSPALNAKVSERLALENSLRRALERKEFRLHYQPIVDLTTDRVIGTEALIRWERAEVGIVSPAEFIPLAEETGLIIPIGEWVLRTACAQNKAWQSAGLPPIRVAVNLSASQFHRQDLPQTIAGTLDEIGLDPKYLGLELTESIIMRNAEATAVALRQLNALGMEISVDDFGTGYSSLSYLKRFPVTTLKIDRSFVRDVTTDADDKAIVSAIITLAHSLKLKVVAEAVETEEQLRFLRSLGCDQMQGYLFSKPLTVEGMTRLLTQGRGLP, encoded by the coding sequence ATGAAGCGATTCAGTGCAAAAGAGATCAGGGCCCAACGTAAACGGTCGGACGACCGTTCGTTACTTGAAATCATTTGGAATATGATTCCGGAGGGAAGGGCGCTCTCCGAAGAGGAATGGAGGGTGCGGCACCGTGGAATTCTCATCCTGATCTACCTTCACGCCATCGGACTCGCGGTCTTCGGAGTGTACGAAGGGTTTGGAGTCGTTCAAAGCGCAAGCGAGGGGGCGGTGGTCGCCGCCATGGCCCTCGGCGCGACCTGGAACCGGATTCAACGCAGCTACCGGTCTGCGATCGCCAGCATCGGTCTCGTAACGTCCTCCGCGATCCTCGTCCAGTTTTCGGGCGGTTATATCGAGGCCCATTTTCATTTTTTCGTCGTGCTGGCCGTCATTGCGATCTACGAGGATTGGATTCCCTACCTGCTCGCGATCCTCTTTGTGGCCGTCGAACACGGACTCACCGGTCAGTTCGTTCCGACCGCCGTATTCAACCATCATGATGCGCTGATGCATCCCTGGAAATGGGCGGTCATCCATGCCGGGTTTATCCTGTGTGAAAGCGTGGCGCTATTGGTGGGTTGGCGTGTGAGCGAGCGGGCCCGGGCCCGCGCCGACCTTGTGTTGAACTCCGCCGGCGAAGGCATCGTCGGTTTGGACCTCGATGGAAGGATCACCTTTGCCAATCCGGCCGTGACGAAGATGACGGGTTATCCCGTGGAGGGGCTTATCGGGCAGTCCATCGATCGGATCCTGCAGGAATCCAACGGAAGGGGACCGCGTCGCCCGGCCGACGCCGTGGAGAAGTTTCCACGGGACAGTCCGCCGCGCGTCGCCGAAAAAACGGTTTTGCGCGTGGACGGCACCCGTCTTCCCGTCGACTCCATCAGCAGCCCGATCCGCGAGCACAGCGTGACCGTGGGGACGGTGATAACGTTGAAGGACGAAACCGAACGCCGGCGGGCGGATGAGGAATTGGGCCAATCGCTTTCTCTCCTTCGAGCGACGCTGGAATCCACCGCGGACGGCATTCTGGTCGTCGATCGCGAAGGAAAGATCGTCAGCTTTAATCAAAAGTTCGTGGAGATGTGGAACATCCCGCCCGCGGTTGTCGCATCGCGGGACGATGAAAAAGCCATCGCCCACGTTCTGAATCAACTCAAAGACCCGGAGGGGTTTTTAAGAAAAGTGAGAGAATTGTATGCGCAGTCGGGAGCGGAAAGTTACGACCTGCTGGAATTTAAAGATGGAAGGGTCTTCGAGCGCTATTCACAACCTCAGCGAATCGGAGGGGAGAGCGTCGGAAGAGTCTGGAGCTTCCGAGACATCACCCGACGGAAGCAAGCGGAAGAACGACTAACCTATTTGGCCAATTTCGACACGCTCACCGACCTCCCCAATCGCACCCTTCTCTGCGATCGTCTGGCCCAGGCGCTGACGCGGGTCCCATGGAGCAAACGCCTGGTGTCGGTCCTGTTCCTTGATTTGGATCGCTTCAAGAACATCAATGATACGCTGGGCCATGCCTTTGGCGACCGCTTGCTCAAGGCGGTTGCGGAACGATTAACGGGCTGCATCCGCGAGGGGGACACGGTGGCCCGGCTCGGCGGCGATGAATTCGTGCTGATCCTGGATAATCTCGCAAAACCCGGGGATACCCTGAACATCGCCCAAAAAATACTCACGGCCCTCTCGGCCCCGTTTAATCTGGACGGCCGGGAGCTGTATATTACCACCAGCATCGGAATCGCGGTCTATCCCAATGACGGAAAGGATTATGAAACCCTTCTTAAAAATGCCGATACCGCCATGTACCGCGCAAAAGAACAGGGAAAAAACACCTACCAACTCTATTCGCCCGCTTTGAATGCGAAGGTCTCTGAACGGCTGGCGCTCGAGAACAGTCTTCGACGTGCCCTGGAACGGAAGGAATTTCGACTTCACTATCAGCCCATCGTGGACCTGACCACCGACCGGGTGATCGGCACGGAGGCCTTGATTCGTTGGGAGCGCGCGGAGGTTGGGATCGTCTCCCCGGCCGAATTCATCCCCCTGGCGGAAGAAACGGGCCTGATCATACCGATCGGCGAGTGGGTCTTGCGAACCGCCTGCGCTCAAAACAAGGCGTGGCAATCGGCCGGTCTTCCGCCCATCCGCGTCGCGGTCAATCTTTCGGCCAGCCAATTTCACCGACAAGACTTGCCCCAAACGATTGCCGGGACGCTTGACGAAATCGGTCTCGATCCGAAATACCTGGGATTGGAACTCACCGAAAGCATTATCATGAGAAACGCCGAGGCCACGGCGGTGGCCTTGCGTCAGCTGAACGCCCTGGGGATGGAAATTTCGGTGGATGATTTTGGAACCGGTTATTCTTCCCTGAGCTATCTTAAGCGCTTTCCGGTGACCACCTTGAAGATCGACCGCTCCTTTGTGCGCGATGTCACCACCGATGCGGATGATAAAGCGATTGTGAGTGCGATTATCACGCTCGCACACAGCTTGAAATTGAAGGTGGTCGCCGAGGCCGTGGAAACGGAAGAGCAGCTCCGGTTTTTGCGTTCGCTCGGCTGCGACCAAATGCAAGGCTATTTGTTCAGCAAACCTCTGACGGTGGAAGGAATGACCCGGCTCTTAACCCAGGGACGAGGTTTGCCGTAA
- a CDS encoding TIGR04282 family arsenosugar biosynthesis glycosyltransferase — translation MPTAKKALIFFARVPKPGRTKTRLLPDLSPDQAGRVAQALILDTLNATALLKGVKRILACDSTRRDPFFKGLADRFGLTLIDQEGSNLGDRMRNAIAEAFRLGLDPAVVVGTDLPTLPVASIQDAFKQLEKRSQTPPLVLGPSTDGGYYLIGCSGSVPPVFDGIDWGTERVLEQTLARIANNDLNLTLLPFWYDVDRLQDLRFLSEHLRYLERKTGKSVAPETARVLKMLDLDAL, via the coding sequence GTGCCGACCGCAAAAAAAGCCCTGATCTTTTTCGCGAGGGTCCCAAAACCGGGCCGGACAAAGACAAGGCTCCTACCGGATCTGTCGCCGGATCAAGCCGGCCGGGTTGCTCAGGCATTGATCCTGGATACCCTGAACGCCACGGCGTTATTGAAAGGCGTGAAGCGTATTCTCGCGTGCGATTCGACGCGGCGAGATCCATTTTTCAAAGGGCTCGCGGACCGATTCGGCTTGACATTGATCGATCAAGAAGGGTCGAATTTGGGGGATCGCATGCGGAACGCGATCGCAGAAGCCTTCCGCCTGGGCTTGGACCCTGCCGTGGTCGTCGGAACGGATCTTCCGACGCTTCCCGTCGCTTCCATCCAAGACGCGTTTAAACAGCTCGAGAAGCGTTCCCAAACGCCTCCGCTTGTCCTGGGACCCAGTACCGACGGAGGCTATTATCTCATCGGCTGTTCGGGATCGGTCCCGCCGGTTTTCGACGGCATCGACTGGGGCACGGAGCGGGTTCTGGAGCAGACCCTCGCGCGGATCGCGAACAACGATCTGAACCTCACGCTTCTCCCGTTCTGGTACGATGTGGACAGGCTTCAGGATCTCCGGTTCCTCTCGGAGCACCTGCGCTATCTGGAACGGAAAACCGGAAAATCCGTGGCGCCTGAAACCGCCCGCGTGCTGAAGATGTTGGACTTGGACGCGTTGTAG
- a CDS encoding carbon starvation CstA family protein, whose translation MEWLKHIGWMALAVLCAVALAIVTGILNPAEEVNGLWLVVAAACCYVLAIRFYGGFLKKRVADLDDRRITPAHRLRDDQNFQPTNRFVLFGHHFAAIAGAGPLLGPVLAAQFGYLPGFLWIVIGAVLAGAVQDFIILVASMRRNGRSLPQIARDEIGPLTGIATTIAVLFIVIVALAGLGLAVVNALYHNAWGTFTLAMTIPVAFLMGHYLQRFRPGRVGEVSVIGVSLLLGSLLAGRWVAHSGLAPYFSLEKDSLVWLLAGYGFLASVLPVWMLLVPRDYLSTFMKVGVVGLLGVGVILMAPTIQMPAVTAFIHGNGPIIPGPLFPFVFITIACGAISGFHALVSSGTTPKMLQCESHAMIGYGAMLMESFVGVMALIAATVLIPGDYFAINTTLPADALASLGYPTAHLQELSRLVEVNVAGRPGGAVSLAVGMASIFSSLPGMKALMAYWYQFALLFEALFILTTIDAGTRIARYLIQETGGRTFAPLKNLNWWPGVVLSSGLVVFAWAYLISTGTIGTIWPMFGAANQLLGTLALCVGTTVLIKMGKANYLWVTVLPMAFVGIITLTASYQLFFLYLAQAGQAEDASRAFSLRLDATLVGIVAGLAVIILADSAIKWYGYLIQKKPYTTTEVGAEELSRATTRPV comes from the coding sequence ATGGAATGGCTCAAACATATCGGCTGGATGGCCCTGGCGGTGTTGTGCGCCGTGGCGCTCGCCATTGTCACCGGAATTTTGAACCCCGCCGAAGAGGTGAACGGGCTCTGGCTGGTCGTGGCCGCGGCCTGCTGTTACGTTCTCGCGATCCGATTTTACGGCGGGTTTCTTAAAAAGCGCGTCGCCGACTTGGACGACCGGAGGATCACACCGGCCCACCGTCTCCGCGATGACCAGAACTTTCAACCCACCAACCGGTTCGTTCTGTTCGGCCATCACTTTGCGGCGATCGCCGGGGCCGGCCCCCTCCTCGGTCCGGTTCTGGCGGCTCAATTCGGATACCTGCCCGGTTTTCTCTGGATCGTGATCGGCGCGGTTCTGGCCGGCGCGGTCCAGGATTTCATCATCCTGGTCGCTTCCATGCGACGAAACGGCCGTTCGCTTCCGCAGATCGCCCGGGACGAGATCGGGCCTCTGACCGGAATCGCCACCACGATCGCGGTGCTGTTCATCGTGATCGTCGCGCTCGCCGGACTGGGTCTCGCCGTGGTCAACGCGCTCTATCACAATGCCTGGGGCACCTTCACGCTGGCCATGACGATCCCGGTCGCTTTCCTCATGGGCCACTACCTTCAGCGCTTCCGGCCCGGTCGGGTGGGCGAAGTGTCCGTCATCGGGGTCTCGTTGTTGCTCGGCAGCCTGTTGGCCGGCCGCTGGGTCGCTCATTCCGGCCTTGCGCCGTACTTCAGCCTTGAAAAGGACTCCTTGGTCTGGCTTCTCGCCGGTTACGGTTTCCTGGCCTCGGTTCTTCCCGTTTGGATGCTCCTGGTTCCGCGGGATTATCTCTCCACCTTCATGAAGGTCGGCGTGGTCGGACTTCTCGGCGTCGGCGTGATCCTGATGGCCCCGACGATCCAGATGCCAGCCGTCACGGCCTTCATCCACGGCAACGGCCCGATCATTCCCGGCCCGCTCTTCCCGTTTGTCTTCATCACGATCGCCTGCGGCGCGATCTCCGGTTTTCACGCGCTGGTTTCCTCCGGAACCACGCCCAAGATGCTCCAGTGCGAATCCCACGCGATGATCGGCTACGGGGCGATGCTCATGGAAAGCTTCGTAGGCGTCATGGCTCTGATCGCGGCCACGGTCCTGATCCCCGGCGACTATTTCGCGATCAACACAACGCTCCCGGCCGACGCACTGGCGTCCCTGGGCTATCCGACGGCTCACCTCCAGGAACTCTCCCGGTTGGTCGAGGTGAATGTAGCGGGCCGGCCCGGCGGGGCCGTTTCGCTGGCCGTCGGCATGGCCTCGATCTTCTCCTCGCTTCCCGGAATGAAGGCGTTGATGGCCTACTGGTACCAGTTCGCGCTGCTGTTCGAAGCGCTCTTCATCCTGACCACGATCGATGCCGGAACGCGCATCGCCCGCTATCTGATCCAGGAAACGGGCGGGCGGACCTTCGCGCCGCTCAAAAACCTAAACTGGTGGCCGGGGGTCGTCCTGTCCAGCGGACTGGTGGTCTTCGCCTGGGCCTACCTCATCTCGACCGGAACCATCGGAACGATCTGGCCGATGTTCGGCGCGGCCAACCAGTTGCTGGGCACGCTGGCGCTCTGCGTTGGGACAACGGTGCTGATCAAGATGGGAAAGGCGAACTATCTGTGGGTGACCGTTCTGCCGATGGCCTTCGTCGGGATCATTACCTTGACCGCCAGCTATCAGTTGTTCTTCCTCTACCTGGCCCAGGCCGGTCAGGCCGAGGACGCATCCCGGGCTTTCAGCCTGCGGCTCGACGCGACGTTGGTGGGCATCGTCGCCGGGCTGGCCGTGATCATCCTCGCCGACTCGGCGATCAAATGGTACGGCTACCTCATCCAGAAAAAACCGTACACGACGACCGAAGTGGGCGCGGAAGAATTATCCCGGGCCACCACGCGCCCCGTTTGA
- a CDS encoding fused MFS/spermidine synthase: MNGLLYTISFLSGASALMFETLWFRQAGLALGNSVWATSLVLSGFMSGLAIGNALASYEQGRVRNPLRVYAGLELMIGVSGVVLVRALPAFGPALAPALRAWLDHPWMLNSIRLVIAFALLLVPSSAMGLTLPLLAKTLSARDLNFGRVLGRLYGWNTLGAVWGAVLPEMYLLSRLGVRATALGAGLLNLFVAAAAVWLSMRYQKPAAPVAVPIPSRDAGRSDRRWLIAAFLSGFCLLALEVLWFRFLLLFIRGHSVSFALMLGVVLAGIASGGLVASRWLRFQPEAYRHSASVAFAAGLMVTAEYAAFFWGIRGLPAPVSDPVGVLRIGTLLMFLPSLLSGILFVLTGAALRTIPLSETEATGLLTLSNTAGSAIGSLTAGFMLLPLLGMEKSFFLTALLYGAVGAALFVKSPPRRRAAMAAAALLLIGFFLFPFGSMKSRYLSITIGWHLQPGKGRVAAVREGQIETVIYLEHRFLDRPLYYRMLTNSYSMSSTVYQARRYMKLFVYWPIALHPDPRRALLISYGVGNTARALTDTQSIESIDVVDISRDVMEMNDIVYPNKVDQPLRDPRVRVHVEDGRYFLQTTDRRFDLITGEPPPPGVKGVVNLYSREYFGFLRDRLAEGGIVTYWFPLHSLSEVSAKAVLRAFCDVFEDCSLWNGAGTDLMLVGTRNARGPASEEVFLRQWKNPTVAAELAALGFEQPEQLGALFIGDADYLRDLTSGHPPVVDNFPKRISAPIRSRGEKDLMFRSLTDVPAARERFRRSALIRKLWPERILQSSLSYFEVQGILNEFLYGEGMSSDAAIGQVHYLLTRTSLPAPALWLMGSSPDAQRIVEQMSADQRSWPDVQFHVGLRRLSERDYAGAAESLHRAEESPELREEAFRYRVYALFMAGERNRARHLMQEHMDVLARQELERMQQSGVTRPDRVQLPPFWSWIEENFGIGGLRDAPAGPR, translated from the coding sequence TTGAACGGACTTCTGTACACCATCTCGTTCCTATCCGGCGCCTCGGCCCTGATGTTTGAAACGCTCTGGTTTCGCCAGGCCGGCCTGGCGCTTGGAAACAGCGTCTGGGCCACCAGCCTCGTTTTGTCGGGTTTCATGAGCGGGCTGGCGATCGGCAACGCGCTGGCCTCCTACGAACAGGGGCGCGTCCGAAATCCCCTTCGCGTCTACGCCGGGCTGGAGCTCATGATCGGGGTTTCCGGCGTGGTGCTGGTTCGAGCCCTGCCCGCCTTCGGTCCGGCTCTGGCCCCGGCGCTTCGCGCATGGCTGGACCACCCCTGGATGCTCAATTCGATTCGTCTCGTGATCGCCTTCGCGCTCCTTCTAGTCCCCTCCTCCGCGATGGGCCTGACGCTGCCCCTTCTGGCCAAAACCCTTTCCGCGCGCGATCTGAATTTTGGACGCGTGCTGGGGCGCCTGTATGGATGGAACACGCTCGGGGCGGTTTGGGGAGCCGTCCTGCCGGAAATGTATCTTCTGAGTCGTCTCGGGGTCAGGGCGACGGCCCTCGGAGCCGGTCTGCTCAATTTGTTTGTGGCGGCCGCGGCGGTCTGGCTTTCGATGCGATATCAAAAACCCGCCGCGCCCGTTGCGGTGCCGATTCCGTCCCGAGATGCCGGGCGATCGGATCGGCGCTGGCTGATCGCGGCGTTTCTCTCGGGATTCTGTCTGTTGGCCCTGGAGGTCCTCTGGTTCCGCTTCCTCCTGTTGTTCATCCGGGGACATTCTGTTTCATTTGCCCTGATGTTGGGGGTGGTGCTGGCCGGTATCGCATCCGGGGGACTGGTCGCTTCGCGGTGGCTTCGTTTTCAGCCGGAGGCCTACCGTCACAGCGCCTCGGTCGCGTTTGCGGCCGGCCTCATGGTCACGGCGGAGTACGCCGCATTTTTCTGGGGCATCCGGGGCCTGCCCGCGCCGGTCAGTGATCCGGTCGGGGTGCTGCGGATCGGCACCCTTCTCATGTTTCTGCCCTCCTTGCTGTCCGGGATTCTTTTTGTATTGACCGGCGCGGCGCTTCGGACGATTCCACTTTCCGAGACCGAGGCCACGGGTCTCCTGACCCTCTCGAACACCGCGGGGTCCGCCATCGGCTCGCTGACGGCCGGTTTCATGCTTCTTCCGCTCCTGGGAATGGAAAAATCCTTTTTCCTGACGGCGCTGCTCTACGGAGCCGTCGGCGCGGCGCTGTTTGTGAAATCCCCGCCGCGGCGGCGGGCCGCCATGGCGGCGGCCGCGTTACTTCTCATCGGGTTTTTCCTTTTTCCGTTCGGGTCGATGAAAAGCCGGTATCTCTCGATTACGATCGGCTGGCATCTTCAGCCGGGGAAGGGGAGGGTGGCCGCCGTCCGGGAAGGGCAGATTGAGACGGTTATTTATCTGGAGCATCGATTTCTGGATCGTCCGCTTTATTACCGCATGCTGACCAATTCCTACTCGATGTCCAGCACGGTCTATCAAGCCCGGCGATACATGAAGCTGTTTGTCTATTGGCCGATCGCGTTGCATCCCGATCCCCGGCGCGCGCTTCTGATCAGCTACGGGGTCGGCAACACGGCCAGGGCCCTGACCGATACCCAGAGCATTGAAAGCATCGATGTGGTCGATATCTCCCGTGATGTCATGGAGATGAACGACATCGTCTATCCGAACAAGGTCGACCAGCCTCTCCGGGATCCCCGGGTCCGGGTTCATGTGGAGGACGGACGGTATTTTCTCCAGACCACCGACCGGCGGTTTGACCTGATCACGGGCGAGCCGCCGCCCCCCGGGGTGAAGGGGGTGGTCAACCTCTACAGCCGGGAATACTTCGGATTTCTCCGAGACCGGCTGGCCGAAGGGGGAATCGTCACCTACTGGTTTCCGCTTCACTCGCTGAGCGAGGTGTCCGCCAAGGCCGTCCTCCGTGCGTTCTGCGACGTGTTTGAGGATTGTTCGCTCTGGAACGGCGCGGGCACCGATCTGATGCTGGTGGGAACCCGAAATGCCCGCGGGCCGGCGTCGGAGGAAGTTTTTTTGCGACAGTGGAAAAACCCGACCGTGGCGGCCGAACTGGCGGCGCTCGGTTTCGAGCAGCCGGAGCAGCTCGGCGCGCTTTTCATCGGGGATGCGGATTACCTCCGCGATCTGACGAGCGGCCATCCGCCCGTGGTGGATAACTTTCCGAAAAGGATCTCGGCGCCGATCCGATCTCGGGGAGAGAAGGACCTCATGTTTCGGAGCCTTACGGATGTGCCCGCCGCGCGGGAACGCTTCCGTCGAAGTGCACTGATTCGAAAACTGTGGCCCGAGCGGATTCTTCAGTCCTCGCTGTCTTACTTTGAAGTCCAGGGCATCCTCAATGAGTTCTTATACGGGGAAGGGATGAGTTCGGACGCCGCCATTGGGCAGGTGCATTACCTGCTGACCCGGACCTCGCTGCCTGCGCCGGCGCTGTGGCTGATGGGCAGTTCTCCGGACGCCCAGCGGATTGTGGAGCAAATGAGCGCAGACCAACGATCCTGGCCGGACGTTCAGTTTCACGTGGGACTCCGGCGGTTATCCGAACGCGATTATGCCGGCGCCGCAGAATCTCTGCACCGGGCGGAAGAATCCCCGGAACTCCGGGAAGAGGCCTTCCGCTATCGGGTCTATGCGCTGTTCATGGCGGGTGAACGGAATCGGGCCCGGCACCTGATGCAGGAGCACATGGATGTATTGGCCAGACAGGAACTGGAACGGATGCAGCAATCAGGTGTCACGAGACCGGATCGGGTTCAACTTCCGCCGTTCTGGTCCTGGATTGAAGAGAATTTCGGTATCGGCGGATTGAGGGACGCTCCGGCCGGGCCCCGGTGA
- the tsaA gene encoding tRNA (N6-threonylcarbamoyladenosine(37)-N6)-methyltransferase TrmO, translating into MSGMDIPRYSNRHPKRRRIVFHPIGIVRSMTAEPQNRDWDRDVSEIHLDWKWARGLKGLEDFSHLIVLFHLSRARGLSLRIHPKGRMDLPRVGMFSTRTPHRPNPIAMTICRLLKRRGTRLTVKGLDAIDGTPVIDIKPYIPDNDLVKRARVAKWIYKLR; encoded by the coding sequence ATGTCCGGAATGGATATCCCGCGTTATTCGAATCGTCATCCCAAACGCCGGCGGATTGTTTTTCATCCGATCGGCATCGTCCGCTCGATGACCGCGGAGCCCCAGAACCGGGATTGGGACCGGGACGTCTCCGAGATTCATCTCGATTGGAAGTGGGCCCGGGGGCTGAAGGGCCTGGAGGATTTTTCCCACCTCATCGTCCTGTTTCATCTTTCCCGCGCCCGGGGGTTGAGCCTTCGGATTCATCCCAAGGGCCGGATGGACCTGCCGCGGGTCGGGATGTTCTCGACCCGCACCCCGCATCGTCCGAACCCAATCGCGATGACGATCTGCCGCTTGTTAAAACGACGCGGGACCCGTCTGACCGTCAAAGGCCTCGACGCCATCGACGGCACGCCCGTGATCGACATCAAGCCGTATATCCCGGACAACGATCTTGTCAAGCGCGCGCGGGTGGCGAAGTGGATCTATAAGTTAAGATAA